A genomic segment from Salvia splendens isolate huo1 chromosome 13, SspV2, whole genome shotgun sequence encodes:
- the LOC121761305 gene encoding probable glutathione S-transferase, with amino-acid sequence MAKVQVIGAWFSPFVKRVEISLKMKGVEYEYIEVDLINKPPLVLHHNPIHQKVPILIHDGKTILESAVILEYIDEVWEGPNILPKDPYQRARSRFWANFIDQKCVPATRKALWCRGEEQEKAIKEAREALKILECEVKDKKYFGGDQIDYVDIIGSFLAYWMRLFDEVAGLHLFTYEELPSLCKWADELCDNKYVKQHLPDKDRFVDRVRGHSKTTRSV; translated from the exons ATGGCGAAAGTGCAGGTGATAGGGGCATGGTTTAGTCCATTTGTGAAGAGAGTTGAAATTAGCCTCAAAATGAAAGGTGTTGAGTATGAATATATTGAAGTAGATTTGATAAACAAACCGCCTCTTGTTCTACATCACAATCCAATTCATCAAAAAGTGCCTATACTTATACATGACGGCAAAACCATCCTTGAATCTGCTGTGATTCTTGAATACATTGATGAAGTTTGGGAAGGTCCAAACATTCTTCCCAAAGATCCTTACCAAAGAGCTCGATCTCGTTTTTGGGCCAACTTCATCGATCAAAAG TGTGTTCCAGCAACGAGGAAAGCTTTATGGTGTCGAGGAGAAGAGCAAGAGAAGGCCATCAAAGAAGCAAGGGAAGCTCTTAAAATTCTTGAATGCGAAGTAAAGGACAAGAAATATTTCGGAGGCGACCAAATTGACTATGTCGATATAATTGGCTCTTTCTTAGCGTATTGGATGCGACTTTTTGATGAAGTGGCTGGGCTCCATCTCTTCACATATGAAGAATTGCCCAGTTTGTGCAAATGGGCAGATGAATTATGTGATAACAAATATGTTAAACAACATCTCCCTGATAAGGATAGATTTGTTGATAGAGTTCGTGGCCACTCAAAGACTACTAGATCTGTGTAG